The proteins below are encoded in one region of Roseomonas marmotae:
- a CDS encoding FAD-dependent oxidoreductase translates to MNIGPEATVDYQSLVLNYARSADQDAAAPAHHPVVVVGAGPVGLTAAVDLAQQGVPVLLLDDDDRLSTGSRAICFAKRTLEIWDRLGCGQRMVDKGVTWNQGKVIFREDPVYSFNLLPEAGHHRPAFINLQQYYVEGFLLEHALTLPNLEIRWKNRVEALEAEADGVTLHIATPEGSYDLRCDWLVAADGSRSPIRKAMGLESKGQTFRDRFLIADVRMEADFPSERWFWFDPPFHPNQSVLLHRQPDGVWRIDFQLGWDADPVAERQPERVIPRVQALLGKDTRFELEWVSVYSFSCLRMERFRHGRVLFAGDSAHGVSPFGARGANGGVQDAENLAWKLRLVVEGRAPESLLDSYDIERAFAADENIRHSTRSTDFITPKNEASRAFRDATLELARDCGFARRLVNSGRLSVPSIYRDSALNTPDGGNDSFAGALVPGAPAADAPVRDGDGEGWFLSKLGTGQFIGLYFSDGSEMNPVRLETLRGLTAGSLPVRLVLVEPQGLRPGRTDGLPVLEDAEGLLAQRYDARPGTFYLLRPDHHVCARWRHFDQDQLRQALARATGHA, encoded by the coding sequence ATGAACATCGGCCCGGAAGCGACGGTGGACTACCAGAGCCTGGTGCTGAACTACGCGCGGTCGGCGGATCAGGACGCGGCGGCGCCGGCGCATCACCCCGTGGTGGTGGTGGGCGCCGGCCCCGTCGGCTTGACGGCGGCGGTCGACCTGGCGCAGCAGGGCGTTCCTGTCCTGCTGCTCGATGACGACGACCGGCTCTCCACCGGCTCCCGCGCCATCTGCTTCGCCAAGCGCACGCTGGAGATCTGGGACCGGCTGGGCTGCGGCCAGCGGATGGTGGACAAGGGCGTCACCTGGAACCAGGGCAAGGTCATCTTCCGCGAGGACCCCGTCTACAGCTTCAACCTTCTGCCAGAGGCCGGGCATCATCGCCCGGCCTTCATCAACCTGCAGCAGTATTACGTCGAAGGCTTCCTGCTGGAGCATGCGCTGACGCTGCCCAACCTGGAGATCCGCTGGAAGAACCGGGTGGAGGCGCTGGAGGCTGAAGCGGATGGCGTCACGCTGCATATCGCCACGCCCGAGGGCAGCTATGACCTGCGCTGCGACTGGCTGGTGGCGGCGGATGGCTCGCGCAGTCCGATCCGCAAGGCCATGGGGCTGGAGAGCAAGGGACAGACGTTCCGCGACCGTTTCCTGATCGCCGATGTGCGGATGGAGGCGGATTTCCCCTCCGAGCGCTGGTTCTGGTTCGATCCGCCCTTCCACCCCAACCAGTCCGTGCTGCTGCACCGGCAGCCCGATGGCGTCTGGCGCATCGACTTCCAGCTGGGCTGGGACGCCGACCCGGTGGCCGAGCGGCAGCCGGAGCGCGTCATTCCCCGCGTGCAGGCACTGCTGGGCAAGGACACGCGCTTCGAGCTGGAATGGGTCAGCGTTTATTCCTTCTCCTGCCTGCGCATGGAGCGCTTCCGGCATGGCCGCGTGCTCTTCGCGGGGGACAGCGCGCATGGCGTCTCACCCTTTGGTGCCCGCGGCGCCAATGGCGGCGTGCAGGACGCCGAGAACCTGGCTTGGAAGCTGCGCCTGGTGGTGGAGGGACGCGCGCCGGAATCCTTGCTGGACAGCTACGACATCGAGCGCGCCTTCGCCGCTGACGAGAACATCCGCCATTCCACCCGCAGCACCGATTTCATCACACCGAAGAACGAGGCGAGCCGCGCCTTCCGCGACGCCACGCTGGAACTGGCGCGGGATTGCGGCTTCGCCCGCCGGCTGGTGAACAGCGGCCGGCTCTCGGTGCCCAGCATCTACCGCGATAGCGCGTTGAACACGCCGGATGGCGGGAATGACAGTTTCGCCGGCGCGCTGGTGCCCGGAGCCCCCGCCGCCGATGCGCCGGTGCGCGACGGTGATGGCGAGGGCTGGTTCCTCTCCAAGCTCGGCACCGGCCAGTTCATCGGCCTCTATTTCAGCGATGGCAGCGAGATGAACCCGGTGCGGCTGGAGACCCTGCGCGGCCTCACGGCCGGCAGCCTGCCGGTGCGGCTGGTGCTGGTGGAGCCACAGGGCCTGCGGCCAGGCCGGACCGATGGCCTGCCGGTGCTGGAGGATGCCGAGGGGCTTCTGGCGCAGCGTTATGACGCGCGCCCCGGCACCTTCTACCTGCTGCGCCCTGATCACCATGTCTGTGCCCGCTGGCGGCATTTCGACCAGGACCAGCTGCGACAGGCGCTGGCCCGTGCCACCGGCCATGCGTGA
- a CDS encoding DUF2783 domain-containing protein, with protein sequence MLNTDLNIAAPDDFYEALVNLHLDLAADQSRLVNAKLILLLANHIGDAAVLRQAMSRAREGVVPAGRDRILQTVA encoded by the coding sequence ATGCTCAACACCGACCTCAACATCGCCGCGCCCGATGATTTCTACGAGGCGCTGGTGAATCTGCATCTCGACCTGGCGGCGGACCAGAGCCGGCTGGTCAATGCGAAGCTGATCCTGCTGCTGGCCAACCACATCGGCGATGCCGCTGTGCTCCGCCAAGCCATGTCCAGGGCAAGGGAGGGCGTCGTCCCGGCCGGCCGGGACCGCATCCTGCAAACGGTGGCCTGA
- a CDS encoding MBL fold metallo-hydrolase yields the protein MSGFASTKDLAEKKVSFEELGPGLYGYTAEGDPNSGIVVGDDSVLVLDAQATPDMARDVIGRIRQVTDKPVRHVVLSHYHAVRVLGASAYEGAQIIASDVTRDMIVERGQQDMDSEIGRFPRLFRGKESIPGLTWPHITFHRKMTLWMGQREVQIIHIGRSHTAGDTVVWLPKEKVLFAGDTVEFGATPYCGDAHFADWPATLEAIRALKPERLVPGRGRSLMNAAEVEEGIQGTINFTSDLFAIARDGVAKGASLKQVYGEAMAKLQPKYGHWVIFEHCMPFDVSRAYDEAKGIDTPRIWTAERDVEMWRALEHGTEMKSAELER from the coding sequence ATGTCAGGTTTCGCCAGCACAAAGGACCTCGCCGAGAAGAAGGTCTCGTTCGAGGAGCTCGGCCCGGGCCTCTATGGCTACACGGCGGAAGGCGACCCGAATTCCGGCATCGTGGTCGGCGATGACAGCGTGCTGGTGCTCGACGCCCAGGCCACGCCGGACATGGCGCGGGACGTGATCGGCCGTATCCGCCAGGTCACGGACAAGCCGGTCAGGCATGTCGTGCTGAGCCATTACCACGCCGTGCGCGTGCTCGGCGCTTCCGCCTATGAGGGCGCGCAGATCATCGCCTCCGACGTCACGCGCGACATGATCGTCGAGCGCGGGCAGCAGGACATGGACAGCGAGATCGGCCGCTTCCCGCGCCTGTTCCGCGGCAAGGAGAGCATCCCCGGCCTCACCTGGCCGCACATCACCTTCCACAGGAAGATGACGCTGTGGATGGGCCAGCGGGAGGTGCAGATCATCCATATCGGCCGCTCCCACACTGCCGGCGATACGGTGGTCTGGCTGCCGAAGGAGAAGGTGCTGTTCGCGGGCGATACCGTGGAATTCGGCGCGACGCCGTATTGCGGCGATGCCCATTTCGCCGACTGGCCGGCCACGCTGGAAGCCATCCGCGCGCTGAAGCCGGAGCGCCTGGTGCCCGGCCGTGGCCGTAGCCTGATGAACGCGGCCGAGGTGGAGGAGGGAATCCAGGGCACGATCAACTTCACCTCGGATCTCTTCGCCATCGCCAGGGACGGCGTGGCGAAGGGTGCCTCGCTGAAGCAGGTCTATGGCGAGGCCATGGCCAAGCTGCAGCCGAAATACGGGCACTGGGTGATCTTCGAGCACTGCATGCCCTTCGATGTCAGCCGCGCCTATGACGAGGCGAAGGGCATCGATACGCCGCGCATCTGGACCGCCGAGCGCGACGTGGAGATGTGGCGCGCGCTGGAGCACGGCACGGAGATGAAGTCCGCCGAACTGGAGCGCTAA
- a CDS encoding Bug family tripartite tricarboxylate transporter substrate binding protein has protein sequence MTNACPPRRAALAAGLAALLPWRGAFAQQQPFPDHALKWIVAYAAGGGTDTLARMIAASLSPRLGQPVVVDNRPGAATNIGAEAAAKSPPDGYTLFSADNGTLVFNPALFRDLPYDPQRDFRPVGLMARFHLVLTVKQNSPFTSAQAMVDAAKAKPGEIDYGSPGVGSPHHLTMERLAKEAGVRFSHVPYRGAAPALNDLLAGTLEAMVLDLPSGLEYLRSGRVKPLAICSATRHPGLPEVPTIQEALGIGRFEAYAWQGMVVPARTPAAIADRLTAELARALQDSAVTDKMRGIGLEPLTGGPDEFKTLIEAERAVWVPLIKERGIVLD, from the coding sequence TTGACCAATGCTTGCCCTCCACGCCGCGCGGCCCTTGCCGCCGGACTCGCGGCCCTGCTGCCCTGGCGCGGCGCCTTCGCGCAGCAGCAGCCGTTCCCCGATCATGCGCTGAAATGGATCGTGGCCTATGCCGCTGGCGGCGGCACGGACACGCTGGCGCGCATGATCGCCGCGAGCCTCTCGCCCCGGCTGGGGCAGCCTGTGGTGGTGGATAACCGCCCGGGCGCCGCCACCAATATCGGCGCGGAAGCCGCGGCGAAGTCCCCGCCGGACGGCTATACTCTGTTCAGCGCCGACAACGGCACGCTGGTGTTCAACCCCGCGCTGTTCCGCGACCTGCCTTATGATCCGCAACGGGATTTCCGCCCCGTCGGGTTGATGGCGCGCTTCCACCTGGTGCTGACCGTCAAGCAGAACTCGCCCTTCACCAGCGCCCAGGCCATGGTCGATGCCGCCAAGGCGAAGCCGGGGGAGATCGACTACGGCTCCCCTGGCGTTGGCTCGCCGCACCACCTGACGATGGAGCGGCTCGCGAAGGAGGCCGGCGTTCGCTTCAGCCACGTGCCCTATCGCGGGGCCGCCCCGGCGCTGAACGACCTGCTGGCGGGAACCTTGGAGGCGATGGTTCTCGACCTGCCCTCCGGCCTCGAATATCTCCGCTCCGGGCGGGTGAAGCCGCTGGCCATCTGCTCCGCCACGCGCCACCCCGGCCTGCCGGAGGTGCCCACCATCCAGGAGGCCCTCGGCATCGGCCGCTTCGAGGCCTATGCCTGGCAGGGCATGGTGGTGCCCGCGCGCACGCCGGCCGCCATCGCGGACCGGCTGACGGCGGAGCTGGCACGGGCGCTGCAGGACAGCGCGGTGACGGATAAGATGCGCGGCATCGGGCTGGAGCCGCTGACCGGCGGCCCGGACGAGTTCAAGACGCTGATCGAGGCCGAGCGCGCGGTCTGGGTGCCGCTGATCAAGGAGCGCGGCATCGTGCTCGACTGA
- a CDS encoding IclR family transcriptional regulator: MVSGRGVQSVEVGGRLLEALVRIGQPAMLRDLAQAAQLTPAQAHAYLLSFRKLRLVEQDEASGRYSLGPFALEVGLARMRSADPLRMASKAAAEFAAEMGLMVTLAVWGTHGPTIIQVQEASQAIHVNLRAGSVYTITGTATGQLFAAFLPRAQVQPLLAEELRGVGGTNRKIGRATSEARLEHDIAAIRTLGYATTEGVPVPGINAVSAPVFDHMEQMQLAVTAIGNAGVLDCGPDSRQTAAVVALARRLSAELGYRSERPAEPVSAPRRGRPRAPADAAAAPRRSRTR; encoded by the coding sequence ATGGTTTCGGGGCGGGGTGTGCAGTCGGTCGAAGTCGGTGGCCGGCTGCTGGAAGCCCTGGTGAGGATCGGGCAACCCGCCATGCTGCGCGATCTTGCCCAGGCGGCGCAGCTGACACCCGCCCAGGCGCATGCCTATCTGCTCAGCTTCCGCAAGCTGCGGCTGGTGGAGCAGGACGAGGCGAGCGGCCGCTATTCCCTCGGCCCCTTCGCGCTGGAGGTCGGGCTGGCGCGGATGCGCAGCGCCGACCCGCTGCGCATGGCCAGCAAGGCGGCCGCCGAATTCGCCGCCGAGATGGGGCTGATGGTCACGCTGGCTGTCTGGGGCACGCATGGGCCGACCATCATCCAGGTGCAGGAGGCCAGCCAGGCCATCCATGTGAACCTGCGGGCAGGCTCCGTCTATACCATCACCGGCACGGCCACTGGGCAGCTCTTCGCCGCCTTCCTGCCGCGGGCGCAGGTGCAGCCGCTGCTGGCCGAAGAACTGCGCGGCGTCGGCGGCACCAACCGCAAGATCGGGCGCGCGACCTCCGAGGCGCGGCTGGAGCACGATATCGCCGCCATCCGCACGCTGGGCTATGCCACCACGGAAGGCGTGCCGGTGCCGGGCATCAATGCCGTCAGCGCCCCGGTCTTCGACCACATGGAACAGATGCAGCTGGCCGTCACCGCCATCGGCAATGCCGGCGTGCTGGACTGTGGGCCGGACAGCCGGCAGACCGCCGCCGTGGTGGCGCTGGCGCGGCGGCTTTCGGCTGAGCTGGGCTACCGCAGCGAAAGGCCGGCGGAGCCGGTCAGTGCCCCGCGCCGAGGTAGGCCGCGCGCACCTGCGGATGCTGCAGCAGCGCCGCGCCGGTCCCGGACAAGGTGA
- a CDS encoding ABC transporter ATP-binding protein, with translation MLDVEGACVAYGPIQAVTEVSIRVEQGQVVAIVGANGAGKTTLMKAIAGILPLSGGRVRLEGRDITTMPPHRRVTAGLALSPEGRQVFPDQNVRDNLELGAWSRDLSPADMAAAVEEQYALFPRLRERCDQMAVTLSGGEQQMLAIARALMSKPRVLLLDEPSLGLAPLVIREIFTIIRNLRAQGITVLLVEQMANLALGIADQAYVLETGRVTLSGTGAALLQHPQVRAAYLGAGH, from the coding sequence ATGCTGGACGTGGAAGGCGCCTGCGTCGCCTATGGACCCATCCAGGCCGTGACCGAGGTCTCCATCCGGGTGGAGCAGGGGCAGGTGGTCGCCATCGTCGGCGCCAATGGCGCGGGCAAGACCACGCTGATGAAAGCCATCGCCGGCATCCTGCCGCTTTCCGGCGGCCGCGTCCGGCTGGAAGGGCGGGACATCACCACCATGCCGCCGCACCGCCGGGTGACGGCGGGGCTGGCGCTCTCCCCGGAGGGGCGGCAGGTCTTCCCGGACCAGAACGTGCGGGACAACCTGGAGCTGGGCGCCTGGTCCCGCGACCTCTCGCCCGCCGATATGGCGGCGGCGGTGGAGGAACAATATGCTCTCTTCCCCCGCCTGCGGGAGCGGTGCGACCAGATGGCGGTGACGCTCTCGGGCGGCGAGCAGCAGATGCTGGCCATCGCCCGCGCGCTGATGAGCAAGCCGCGCGTGCTGCTGCTGGACGAGCCTTCGCTCGGCCTGGCGCCCCTGGTGATCCGGGAGATCTTCACCATCATCCGCAACCTGCGGGCCCAGGGCATCACGGTGCTGCTGGTGGAGCAGATGGCGAACCTGGCCCTCGGCATCGCCGACCAGGCCTATGTGCTGGAAACCGGCCGCGTCACCTTGTCCGGGACCGGCGCGGCGCTGCTGCAGCATCCGCAGGTGCGCGCGGCCTACCTCGGCGCGGGGCACTGA
- a CDS encoding ATP-binding cassette domain-containing protein translates to MRHALLSIAIAGLTALAAGFIENDFYLRILFNIGIYFLCAAGMNVLLGFAGQKSLGQAGLFAAGAYGAALLTTSSLDLGPWLALALSVVIAAGCGVLIAAPSLRVRGPSLAMVTLAFGIVAEKLVTEAEVFGGAMGIYAIKPLTFAGAPLEMVQWVWLVAALGLVLQLLLHNLLTGRYGRAFLSLQADEVASAAVGVPVHRTKVLAFVIAAATCGLAGALVAQQNQYINSDFITFHLSIFILLLVLFGGAGSFAGPILGAVTLTVVSALVARWAWIEHFVQGALLLFALYVMPKGLAGVLDGLFRRGGRTEAARRAGTPSAHAVLPRRPDRPGAEAPLLEALGLNKAYGGVRPARDVSLRLRTGHIHALIGPNGAGKSTLINMLSGVVRADSGSVTFRGQSILRAAPHAICGHGIARTFQNLRLFRELSVRDNALLGQHARMRNGFLPSLLGLPLSWREERAAAARVEEILRFLGLSELADQPAGSLPYGLQRRVELARALATEPHLLLLDEPAAGLNPQETAELGQLLLRIREQGITMLLVEHHMDLVMAISDHVIVLDYGAVIAEGTPAQVQADPRVMAAYLGTEEACGPAGAEPRLAVGA, encoded by the coding sequence ATGCGCCATGCTCTGCTCTCCATCGCCATTGCCGGGCTGACCGCCCTGGCCGCCGGCTTCATCGAAAACGACTTCTACCTGCGCATCCTGTTCAATATCGGCATCTACTTCCTCTGCGCCGCCGGCATGAACGTGCTGCTGGGCTTCGCAGGGCAGAAGTCGCTGGGCCAGGCAGGGCTTTTCGCCGCCGGGGCCTATGGCGCGGCGCTGCTCACCACCTCCTCGCTCGACCTCGGGCCCTGGCTGGCGCTGGCGCTCTCTGTCGTCATCGCGGCAGGGTGCGGCGTGCTGATCGCGGCGCCCTCGCTCCGCGTGCGGGGGCCGAGCCTGGCGATGGTGACGCTGGCCTTCGGCATCGTCGCGGAGAAGCTGGTGACGGAAGCGGAGGTCTTCGGCGGCGCCATGGGCATCTATGCCATCAAGCCGCTGACCTTCGCTGGCGCGCCGCTGGAGATGGTGCAATGGGTCTGGCTGGTCGCGGCGCTTGGCCTGGTGCTGCAACTGCTGCTGCACAACCTGCTGACCGGGCGCTATGGCCGCGCCTTCCTGTCGCTGCAGGCGGATGAGGTGGCCTCCGCCGCCGTGGGCGTCCCGGTGCACCGGACCAAGGTGCTGGCCTTCGTCATAGCCGCCGCCACCTGCGGGCTGGCGGGCGCGCTGGTGGCGCAGCAGAATCAATACATCAATTCCGACTTCATCACCTTCCACCTGTCCATCTTCATCCTGCTGCTGGTGCTGTTCGGCGGCGCGGGCTCCTTCGCCGGCCCGATCCTGGGCGCGGTGACACTCACCGTCGTCAGCGCCCTGGTCGCGCGCTGGGCCTGGATCGAGCATTTCGTGCAGGGCGCGCTGCTGCTCTTCGCGCTCTATGTCATGCCCAAGGGACTGGCGGGCGTGCTGGACGGCCTGTTCCGCCGTGGTGGCCGCACCGAGGCCGCCCGGCGCGCTGGCACCCCCAGCGCCCATGCCGTGCTGCCCCGGCGGCCGGACCGGCCCGGCGCGGAGGCGCCGCTGCTGGAAGCCCTGGGGCTGAACAAGGCCTATGGCGGCGTCCGCCCGGCGCGCGACGTGTCCCTGCGGCTGCGCACGGGGCATATCCACGCGTTGATCGGCCCCAATGGCGCCGGCAAGAGCACGCTGATCAACATGCTCTCCGGCGTGGTGCGTGCGGATAGCGGCAGCGTCACCTTCCGCGGGCAATCCATCCTGCGCGCGGCGCCGCATGCCATCTGCGGGCATGGCATCGCCCGCACCTTCCAGAACCTGCGGCTGTTCCGGGAGCTTTCGGTTCGGGACAATGCGCTGCTGGGCCAGCACGCGCGCATGCGGAACGGCTTCCTGCCTTCCCTGCTCGGCCTGCCGCTGTCCTGGCGAGAGGAGCGGGCGGCGGCGGCGCGGGTGGAGGAGATCCTGCGCTTCCTCGGCCTGTCGGAGCTGGCCGACCAGCCGGCCGGCTCGCTGCCCTATGGCTTGCAGCGCCGGGTGGAGCTGGCCCGTGCGCTGGCGACCGAGCCGCACCTGCTGCTGCTGGACGAACCGGCGGCGGGGCTGAATCCGCAGGAGACGGCGGAACTCGGCCAGCTCCTGCTGCGCATCCGCGAGCAGGGCATCACCATGCTTCTGGTGGAGCATCACATGGACCTCGTCATGGCCATCTCCGACCATGTGATCGTGCTGGACTATGGCGCGGTCATCGCCGAAGGCACGCCAGCCCAGGTGCAGGCCGACCCACGCGTGATGGCGGCCTATCTGGGCACGGAGGAGGCCTGCGGCCCGGCCGGGGCCGAGCCGCGGCTGGCGGTGGGGGCATGA
- a CDS encoding branched-chain amino acid ABC transporter permease, which produces MLATLLQALVSGLAIGGVYALIALSFSITFTTTRTLNFAQGEFIGVGAFLGVTVLYLIQAGEEGGSFAALAPAASEGLRYPAAAVAVGAALGALGLLLFLAAIRPFAGKPGMSWVMSTIGFGIILQSLGLAVWGPAPVNMPSPFGDDVIRLGGAGVRPQEVAVLVVAVLLMLALDVTMRRTRLGKAMRAVAFDPNVAALMGINVTAIMLGAFALSSALAGVGGVLVAPIASASLFMGMGIALKAFSGAILGGLDNPRGCIFGGFALGLLESGVALWQAQWREIAVFLLIILVLAVRPNGIFGRRALDKV; this is translated from the coding sequence GTGTTGGCAACCCTGCTGCAGGCCCTGGTGAGCGGACTGGCGATCGGCGGCGTCTATGCACTGATCGCGCTCAGCTTCAGCATCACCTTCACCACCACCCGCACGCTGAACTTCGCCCAGGGCGAATTCATCGGCGTGGGCGCCTTCCTCGGCGTCACCGTGCTTTACCTGATCCAGGCGGGGGAAGAGGGCGGCAGCTTCGCGGCGCTGGCGCCGGCGGCCTCGGAGGGGCTGCGCTACCCGGCGGCGGCCGTGGCCGTCGGCGCGGCGCTCGGCGCGCTCGGGCTGCTGCTGTTCCTGGCGGCCATCCGGCCCTTCGCCGGCAAGCCCGGCATGTCCTGGGTGATGAGCACGATCGGCTTCGGCATCATCCTCCAATCCCTTGGCCTGGCAGTCTGGGGCCCTGCGCCGGTCAACATGCCATCCCCCTTCGGGGACGATGTCATCCGCCTGGGCGGCGCCGGCGTGCGGCCGCAGGAAGTGGCGGTGCTGGTGGTGGCGGTGCTGCTGATGCTGGCGCTGGATGTCACCATGCGCCGCACCCGTCTGGGCAAGGCGATGCGCGCCGTGGCCTTCGATCCCAATGTGGCAGCGCTGATGGGCATCAACGTCACCGCTATCATGCTGGGCGCCTTCGCACTCTCCTCTGCCCTCGCGGGCGTGGGCGGCGTGCTGGTGGCGCCCATTGCCTCGGCCTCGCTCTTCATGGGCATGGGCATCGCGCTGAAGGCCTTCTCCGGCGCCATCCTGGGCGGGCTGGACAATCCGCGCGGCTGCATCTTCGGCGGCTTCGCGCTGGGCCTGCTGGAATCCGGCGTGGCGCTCTGGCAGGCGCAGTGGCGCGAGATCGCCGTGTTCCTTCTCATCATCCTCGTGCTGGCCGTCCGTCCCAACGGGATCTTTGGCCGGCGCGCGCTGGACAAGGTGTGA
- a CDS encoding ABC transporter substrate-binding protein, translating into MRYRPTRRDLGRGALATLLAAPALSGRAAAQTQPVKLGFNGDLAASPSAQSGRAAVVGIEAAIEDLNKEGGVLGRPLALVIRDDLSQPPKSIQNMSDLIDNEKVVAVLGPTNSGNALAWRHIPNQKRIPVMGCIGSATDITRPMKEGADNYMFRVGSVDRTQVVTIMGYAKKNPRTGKIGFLTETTGYGQGGLKDLQDVAAAQGMTAVASEKFNVNDTDMTSQLSKLRSAGVETALVWAQGTPIGQIMRSMEKINYFPTVLTSWAADNLSFINAAGPQLAEKPVFLRTVSEDRTAFQQAFFDRIRPKIDADSAFSFAVHGYDGTMLLARAMQQAGRTDGPAVREALEDLRETLHGYAKTYEKPFSKTEHEALTAADQRWTCWRGGKLAAYSDDVVRGLQPEDFKG; encoded by the coding sequence ATGCGTTACCGACCCACCCGTCGTGACCTCGGGCGTGGCGCCCTGGCCACGCTGCTGGCCGCCCCGGCGCTGTCCGGGCGCGCTGCCGCACAGACACAGCCGGTCAAGCTGGGCTTCAACGGGGATCTGGCGGCCTCACCATCCGCCCAGTCCGGCCGCGCCGCCGTGGTGGGCATCGAGGCGGCGATCGAGGACCTGAACAAGGAAGGCGGCGTGCTGGGCCGGCCGCTCGCCCTCGTCATCCGCGATGACCTGTCGCAGCCACCCAAATCCATCCAGAACATGAGCGACCTGATCGACAACGAGAAGGTCGTGGCCGTGCTGGGGCCGACGAATTCCGGCAACGCCCTGGCCTGGCGGCACATCCCGAACCAGAAGCGCATCCCGGTGATGGGCTGCATCGGCTCGGCCACAGACATCACCAGGCCGATGAAGGAAGGCGCGGACAACTACATGTTCCGTGTCGGCAGCGTGGACCGCACCCAGGTCGTCACGATCATGGGTTATGCGAAGAAGAACCCGCGCACCGGCAAGATCGGCTTCCTGACCGAGACCACCGGCTATGGCCAAGGCGGGCTGAAGGATTTGCAGGACGTGGCGGCGGCGCAAGGGATGACAGCGGTCGCCAGCGAGAAGTTCAATGTCAACGACACCGACATGACCTCACAGCTGTCCAAGCTGCGCTCAGCGGGGGTGGAGACGGCGCTGGTCTGGGCGCAGGGCACGCCGATCGGCCAGATCATGCGCAGCATGGAGAAGATCAACTACTTCCCGACCGTGCTGACGAGCTGGGCGGCCGATAACCTCAGCTTCATCAATGCCGCCGGCCCGCAGCTGGCGGAAAAGCCGGTCTTCCTCCGCACCGTCTCGGAAGACCGCACAGCTTTCCAGCAGGCTTTCTTCGACCGCATCCGGCCGAAGATCGACGCGGATTCCGCCTTCTCCTTCGCGGTGCACGGCTATGACGGCACCATGCTGCTGGCGCGTGCCATGCAGCAGGCGGGCCGCACCGATGGCCCCGCCGTGCGGGAAGCGCTGGAGGACCTGCGGGAGACGTTGCACGGCTACGCCAAGACCTATGAGAAGCCCTTCAGCAAGACCGAGCACGAGGCGCTGACCGCCGCCGACCAGCGCTGGACCTGCTGGCGCGGCGGCAAGCTGGCCGCCTATAGCGACGATGTCGTGCGCGGCCTGCAGCCCGAGGACTTCAAGGGCTGA
- a CDS encoding SDR family NAD(P)-dependent oxidoreductase, producing the protein MLLSGQLALLTGAGQGNGAAMALGLAQHGARVIATDLDAGLAAETAARIVAQGGAGFSYPLDVTDIEACRALAGRVTAELGDLSVLVNNAGICPRHTVDDDALDRAWDAAMDVNLRGTLNVTRAFLAALRRSKGRVINIGSIASFVSTNTSVSYPVSKAGVRALTGALAQELAPDGVRVNAIAPGTFATRMTEATRLNAERSERFLARIPMRRYGEPEELVGPVVFLASDMSSYVTGSTLVVDGGYLAV; encoded by the coding sequence ATGCTCCTGTCAGGACAACTCGCGCTCCTCACCGGTGCAGGCCAGGGCAATGGCGCCGCCATGGCGCTAGGCCTCGCGCAGCACGGGGCGCGGGTCATCGCCACGGACCTCGATGCCGGCCTGGCCGCCGAGACCGCCGCGCGCATCGTGGCGCAGGGTGGGGCGGGTTTCTCCTATCCGCTCGACGTCACGGATATCGAGGCCTGCCGCGCGCTGGCCGGACGCGTGACGGCCGAGCTGGGCGATCTCTCCGTCCTCGTGAACAATGCCGGCATCTGCCCGCGCCACACGGTGGATGACGACGCGCTGGACCGTGCCTGGGACGCGGCCATGGACGTGAACCTGCGCGGCACCCTGAATGTCACCCGTGCCTTCCTGGCCGCCCTGCGCCGCAGCAAGGGGCGCGTGATCAATATCGGTTCCATTGCCTCCTTTGTCTCCACCAACACCTCCGTCAGCTATCCCGTCTCCAAGGCCGGCGTGCGCGCCCTGACCGGCGCCCTGGCGCAGGAGCTGGCGCCGGACGGCGTGCGTGTGAACGCCATCGCCCCCGGCACCTTCGCTACCCGCATGACCGAGGCGACGCGGCTGAACGCTGAGCGATCCGAGCGCTTCCTGGCCCGCATCCCCATGCGCCGCTACGGCGAGCCGGAGGAGTTGGTCGGCCCCGTCGTCTTTCTGGCATCCGACATGTCCAGCTACGTCACCGGCAGCACGCTGGTGGTCGATGGCGGCTACCTGGCGGTCTAA